GAAGTAATGAGAACTGGTACTGTCAAGTGGTTTAACGCGGCTAAGGGTTATGGGTTTATAACCGACGATGAGGGCGGAGATGTCTTCGTTCACTACACTGGGATTAAGGGAAGTGGCTTCAGAACGCTTGAGGAAGGTCAGAGGGTTCAGTTTGAAATTAAAGAAGCTCCTAAGGGTCCTCAAGCCATAAACGTCACCAAGATTTAAGAGTACTTAGGTCGAGAGAAAAAGGGGCTCGGGGTTAAAAACCCCGAGCCCCTTAAATTTTCCCCTCATACTCCCCAGAGCCAGCCTCCATCCACCACGAATATGTTCCCCGTGGCGTATGAGGATGCCTCTGAAGCTAAGTAGACCGCTATTCCCTTCAGGTCCTCGGGCTTTCCCCATCTTCCGAGTGGAATCCGGGAAAGTATCTTCTCGCTTCTTGCAGGGTCTTTTCTCAAAGCCTCGGTCATATCGGTTTCTATATATCCTGGAGCTATCGCGTTAACTCTTATGCCGTATTTTCCCCACTCGTTTGCGAGCTC
This sequence is a window from Synergistota bacterium. Protein-coding genes within it:
- a CDS encoding cold shock domain-containing protein: MRTGTVKWFNAAKGYGFITDDEGGDVFVHYTGIKGSGFRTLEEGQRVQFEIKEAPKGPQAINVTKI